Proteins from a single region of Verrucomicrobiales bacterium:
- a CDS encoding DUF1501 domain-containing protein — MNPFSEHQLLNTRREFFGRSASGIGVAALASLLTRDGLGATDKASTGKGLPGFPHLPPRAKRVIYLFQNGAPTHVELFDYKPRLTELHGNPVPDGYIGGKRFSTMTGKADGKLILAPVEPFRQHGQSGAWVSAFMPHTARVVDDLCFIKSMHTDAVNHAPAISLLLSGAQIPGRPTMGAWLTYGLGSEVDNLPSFVVMTSVSKGTSCGQIFYDFYWGSGFLPSRFQGVKFRGSTDPVLYLNNPDGVSRELRRGMLDDLAAINQIKLQQFGDPEIATRIAQYEMAFKMQASVPELTDLSKEPAAVLDLYGPSVREPGTFAYNCLMARRLIERDVRFVQVMHAGWDQHNSITTELYTQCKDTDQPSAGLITDLKQRGLLDDTLVIWGGEFGRTPFIQGDIKDRKRWGRDHHPYAFTVWMAGGGVKPGFTYGETDDLAMNVIRDPVHVHDLQATVLHQLGIDHERLTYRFQGRDFRLTDVHGNVVSEILQS, encoded by the coding sequence ATGAACCCTTTCAGCGAACATCAGCTTCTCAACACTCGCCGAGAATTCTTCGGTCGCAGCGCCTCAGGCATCGGGGTGGCGGCTCTTGCCTCGCTGTTGACGCGCGACGGTCTCGGAGCAACAGATAAAGCGTCGACCGGCAAGGGCCTTCCCGGGTTCCCTCACCTGCCCCCCCGAGCCAAGCGAGTCATCTATCTCTTCCAAAACGGAGCCCCCACGCACGTGGAGTTGTTCGATTACAAACCACGGTTGACCGAGCTTCACGGCAATCCAGTGCCCGATGGCTACATTGGAGGCAAGCGCTTCAGCACCATGACCGGCAAAGCCGATGGGAAACTGATCCTCGCTCCCGTGGAACCGTTCCGCCAACACGGGCAATCCGGAGCCTGGGTCAGCGCCTTCATGCCGCACACCGCTCGCGTGGTGGACGACCTGTGCTTCATCAAGAGCATGCACACCGATGCCGTCAACCATGCGCCGGCCATTTCTTTGCTGTTGAGCGGAGCCCAGATTCCAGGTCGTCCCACCATGGGCGCCTGGCTTACCTATGGCTTGGGGTCCGAAGTGGATAATCTCCCCTCATTCGTGGTCATGACCTCCGTCAGCAAGGGCACCTCCTGCGGCCAGATATTCTATGACTTTTATTGGGGTTCCGGTTTTCTGCCTTCCCGCTTCCAGGGCGTTAAATTCCGCGGCAGTACCGACCCGGTGCTCTACCTCAACAACCCCGATGGCGTCAGCCGAGAGCTTCGCCGCGGAATGCTCGACGACCTGGCGGCGATCAACCAGATCAAGTTGCAGCAATTCGGCGATCCGGAGATTGCCACCCGCATCGCCCAGTACGAAATGGCGTTCAAGATGCAAGCCAGCGTGCCGGAGCTCACCGATCTGTCGAAGGAACCGGCTGCGGTCCTGGACCTCTACGGTCCCTCAGTACGGGAGCCGGGCACTTTTGCCTACAACTGCCTCATGGCACGCCGGCTGATCGAAAGGGATGTGCGTTTCGTGCAGGTTATGCACGCCGGATGGGATCAGCATAACAGCATCACCACCGAGCTGTACACCCAGTGCAAGGATACCGACCAGCCCTCCGCCGGCCTCATCACCGACCTCAAACAGCGCGGCTTGCTCGACGACACTCTCGTGATCTGGGGGGGCGAATTCGGCCGGACGCCGTTTATTCAAGGAGACATCAAGGACCGCAAACGCTGGGGACGCGACCACCATCCGTATGCTTTTACCGTCTGGATGGCGGGAGGCGGCGTGAAGCCTGGTTTCACCTACGGGGAGACCGACGACCTGGCGATGAACGTGATCCGGGATCCGGTGCACGTGCACGATCTGCAAGCGACGGTGTTGCACCAACTGGGCATTGACCACGAACGCCTCACTTATCGATTCCAAGGTCGGGACTTCCGTCTCACCGACGTTCATGGCAACGTTGTGAGCGAGATTCTGCAAAGCTAA